In the Flagellimonas sp. HMM57 genome, one interval contains:
- a CDS encoding tRNA-(ms[2]io[6]A)-hydroxylase: MLGLKLPTDPRWVNIVEKNIEEILTDHAYCEQKAASMAISLIIGFPEKSELVKEMTALAREEMGHFNMVHDKILKRGWVLGRERKDEYVIKLMKFFPKGGSRETHLVHKLLYAALIEARSCERFRLLSEEMGDQDLADFYQKLMVSEANHYTMFLKFARKYGNREEVDKKWQQLLDYEATLMQDLGKKETMHG; this comes from the coding sequence ATGCTAGGACTAAAATTACCTACGGACCCAAGATGGGTGAACATTGTTGAAAAAAACATAGAAGAAATTCTAACAGACCATGCATACTGTGAACAAAAGGCAGCAAGTATGGCGATTTCACTTATTATCGGTTTTCCGGAAAAATCTGAACTGGTCAAAGAAATGACCGCCCTGGCCAGGGAAGAAATGGGACATTTTAATATGGTTCATGATAAAATTCTAAAGCGAGGTTGGGTACTGGGACGTGAACGCAAAGATGAATATGTCATAAAACTGATGAAATTCTTTCCAAAAGGTGGTAGCAGGGAAACACACCTGGTCCATAAGCTTTTGTACGCTGCCCTCATTGAAGCAAGAAGTTGTGAACGTTTCAGGTTACTTTCCGAAGAAATGGGGGATCAAGATTTAGCGGATTTTTATCAAAAATTAATGGTGAGTGAAGCCAATCACTATACCATGTTTTTAAAATTTGCCCGTAAATACGGAAATCGGGAAGAAGTGGACAAAAAATGGCAGCAGCTTTTGGATTATGAAGCAACCTTAATGCAGGACCTTGGCAAAAAGGAAACCATGCATGGGTAA
- a CDS encoding Ppx/GppA phosphatase family protein — MRIRKFAAIDIGSNAIRLLINNVIEHPEKPTVFKKSELIRVPIRLGEDSFTVGEISERNLARLIKTMKSFDLLMQVYDVEKYMACATSALREANNGQDVVEQVHKESGIQISIIDGKKEASIIASTDLKDLIKKDKSYLYVDVGGGSTEFTVFKKGNLLASKSFKIGTVRILNDLVKDAVWNQIKAWIIPHFDKESKVEIIGSGGNINKLHKMSGRKTGQPLSFIWLNAQYHFLNSMAYDDRISELGLNQDRADVIIPATKIFLSAAKWSGAKKINVPKIGLADGMIKTLYYE; from the coding sequence TTGAGGATACGAAAATTTGCGGCTATCGATATTGGTTCCAATGCAATTAGGTTGCTCATAAACAATGTTATTGAACACCCTGAAAAGCCAACGGTATTTAAGAAGAGTGAATTGATACGGGTGCCCATACGATTGGGCGAGGATTCTTTTACAGTAGGCGAGATATCCGAAAGAAATTTAGCTAGGTTGATCAAGACCATGAAATCCTTTGATTTGTTGATGCAGGTTTATGATGTTGAAAAATATATGGCCTGTGCAACGTCGGCCTTGCGTGAAGCAAATAATGGGCAAGATGTAGTAGAGCAAGTGCATAAGGAATCAGGTATCCAAATAAGTATTATTGATGGAAAAAAAGAAGCCTCGATCATAGCATCTACCGATTTAAAGGACTTGATCAAAAAAGACAAATCTTATCTGTATGTAGATGTAGGTGGAGGAAGCACCGAATTTACCGTCTTTAAAAAAGGGAACTTGCTCGCTTCAAAGTCGTTTAAAATAGGTACTGTAAGAATTTTAAATGATTTGGTCAAAGATGCCGTATGGAATCAAATAAAAGCATGGATTATACCTCACTTTGATAAAGAGAGCAAGGTTGAGATTATTGGTTCAGGTGGGAACATCAATAAACTCCATAAAATGTCAGGTAGGAAAACGGGGCAACCTTTATCCTTTATTTGGCTGAATGCCCAATATCACTTTTTGAACAGTATGGCATATGATGACAGAATTTCCGAATTGGGGCTAAATCAAGATAGGGCAGATGTCATAATTCCTGCTACAAAAATATTCTTGTCCGCTGCAAAGTGGAGTGGGGCCAAAAAAATAAACGTTCCTAAAATTGGACTGGCCGATGGAATGATAAAAACACTTTATTACGAATAG